One Bufo gargarizans isolate SCDJY-AF-19 chromosome 4, ASM1485885v1, whole genome shotgun sequence DNA window includes the following coding sequences:
- the LOC122933843 gene encoding zinc finger protein OZF-like, whose translation MELSPIHIYIGGSCSHIGVIDGGGLLCGSVRFPTCLLYCPELLQMTNQGEDVTDIKVEDEEERMMGDPPCKSEVEEDIPVHVTTENPRKKSDGNVMLSQDYKVEDENIEQRSSEDFITCNVHSGLHSTDLSYNPPNYEEPAPAQSQIVTSTGQKGGGKSFTSKSNLVTHERIHTGEKPYSCSECGKCYVFKANLKDHQRIHTGEKPYSCSLCDKCFSNKSSLFSHERIHKGEKPYSCSVCGKCFTRKSHLSTHERIHTGEKPYSCSQCGKCFARKSSIVKHERIHTGEKSYSCSECGKCFTNKSNLIKHEIFHTGEKPYSCSECGKCFLNKSNLNTHKRIHTGDKPFSCSECGKCFTKKSYLVTHERRSHTGEKPYSCSECGKCFVFKANLKDHQRIHTGERLYSCSLCGKCFTDKSSLITHDRIHTGEKPYSCSECGKCFSNKSNLNTHEKIHTGEKPYSCSECGKCFSIKSSLNKHERIHIGAKPYSCSECGKCFVTKTYLKDHQRIHTGEKPFSCSECGKCFVTKSNLKAHQRIHTGEKPFSCSECGKCFTKKSILVAHKRSHSGEKT comes from the exons atggagctgagccctatacacatctatataggggggtcctgcagtcatataGGGGTCATAGATGGTGGaggtctcttatgtggatctgttagatttcccacctgtctgctgtattgtcctgaattgttacagatgacaaatcagggagaagatgtgactgatattaaagtggaggatgaagaagagcggatgatgggcgatcccccgtgtaagagtgaggtggaggaggacattccagtccatgtgaccacag AAAATCCCAGAAAGAAGTCTGATGGAAACGTGATGTTATCACAAGATTATAAAGTAGAAGATGAAAATATCGAACAGCGCTCTTCAGAAGACTTCATTACCTGTAATGTACATTcaggacttcacagtacagatctatCATATAACCCCCCTAATTATGAGGAACCTGCTCCTGcccaatcacagattgttacaAGTACCGGGCAGAAAGGGGGAGGGAAATCTTTTACaagtaaatcaaatcttgttacacacgagagaattcacacaggagagaagccctattcatgttcagaatgtgggaaatgttatgTCTTTAAAGCTAATCTTAAGGATcaccagagaattcacacaggagagaagccatattcatgttcactgTGTGATAAATGTTTTTCAAATAAATCAAGTCTTTTTTCCCATGAACGAATTCACAAAGGAGAgaaaccgtattcatgttcagtatGTGGAAAATGCTTTACAAGGAAATCACATCTTAgtacacatgagagaattcacacaggagagaagccgtattcatgttcacaaTGTGGGAAGTGCTTTGCACGTAAATCAAGcattgttaaacatgagagaattcacacaggagagaagtcctattcatgttcagaatgtgggaaatgttttacaaacaAATCAAATCTAATTAAACATGAGAtatttcacacaggagagaagccatattcatgttcagaatgtggaaaatgttttttaaataaatcaaaTCTTAATacacataagagaattcacacaggagataaaccattttcatgttcagaatgtgggaaatgttttacaaagaaatcatatcttgttacacatgagagaagaagtcacacaggagagaagccctattcatgttcagaatgtgggaaatgttttgtctTTAAAGCTAATCTTAAGGATcaccagagaattcacacaggagagagactATATTCATGCTCATTATGTGGAAAATGCTTTACAGATAAATCTAGTCTTATTACACATgacagaattcacacaggagagaagccatattcatgttcagaatgtggaaaatgtttttcaAATAAATCAAATCTTAATACAcatgagaaaattcacacaggagagaagccctattcatgttcagaatgtgggaaatgtttttcaaTCAAATCAAGTCTAAataaacatgagagaattcacatagGGGCGAAAccctattcatgttcagaatgtggaaaatgttttgtcACCAAAACCTATCTTAAGGATcaccagagaattcacacaggggagaagcccttttcatgttcagaatgtggcaaatgttttgtCACCAAATCCAATCTTAAGGCTcaccagagaattcacacaggggagaagcccttttcatgttcagaatgtggcaaatgttttaccaAAAAATCAATCCTTGTTGCTCATAAAAGAAGCCACTCAGGAGAGAAGACGTGA